The Streptomyces sp. ICC1 DNA window CCCGTTCCGCGAGATGGACCGGATCGTCCAGCAGCTGTCGGGTAGTTCGGGTACGTGGTCGAAGCCGTCGGTCATGCCGATGGACGCCTACCGTGAGGGCGACGAGTACGTGATCGCCTTCGACCTCCCCGGCGTGAGCACCGAGGCGATCGACATCGACGTGGAGCGGAACATGCTGACCGTGAAGGCGGAGCGCCGCCCGGTCGCGAAGGCCGACTCCGTGAAGGTGGAGCTCTCCGAGCGGCCCCTGGGTGTCTTCTCCCGCCAGATCGTCCTGGCCGACACCCTGGACACCGAGCGCATCCAGGCCGATTGCGACGCGGGTGTCCTGACCCTGCGGATCCCGATCGCCGAGCGCGCCAAGCCCCGCAAGATCAGCATCGGCGGCGAGTCCGGCCGCAAGCAGATCTCCGGCTGAGCCCGCCCGCACCAGCCGGCAGCGGAGGGCGGGAAGAGCCGATCCCCCTCCGGCACCCCGCCCTCCGCACCCCCTTTTTCGCCCCTTCACGCCTTCTCGGAGGTGCCGTGATGTCGATGCGCAGGGAGTCGTTCCTGGCCCACGTCCAGGAACGCGGCGAGTACGAAACAACGGAAGAAGCAGACCGAGTCGCTCGCGTCGTCCTGGCTCTGCTGGGCGCTCATCTGGTCGGCAGCGTGCGGGCCGAGCTCGCGGCCCGGCTGCCCGAGACCTACGCCCTGATCCTCCTCAACCCCCTGCAGGCCGCCGAACCCCTCTCGCCTGAGCGCTTCGTACGGGCGGCCGCGGCCTGGATCGAGGGAGCCTCCGAGAAGACGGCCCTGTGGGACATCGGCGCGGTCCTGTCCACCGCGGCCACCGCCGCGGGCGATGTCCTCATCCGCGAGGTCCTGCTCCAGCTGCCCCCGGGCTACGACCTCCTCTTCGGCCACCCCCAGCCCAGCTGACCGCACACGCCTCCGAAGCCCCCATTCGATCAGCGGGGGCCGTCCGGGGAATCGGGGCGGATACTCAGGCCGTTGGGTGTGAGGTACTCAGACGCGGAGTCGGACGGATGAAGGGCGGCGGCCAGTGACGACACCCGGGCAGGGGTTCGAGCCGGCGAGCGGGGACGGCCCGGCGCCACCCGCGGCGGGACGGGCGGCGGAGCTCCGTACCGCCTACGAGGGCATGGTGCAGATCCGCCGCCTGGTCAACGGACCGGCGGGGGCCGGGGTTCCCGCGCCCTGGGAGCTGCGCCTGATGCCGCGCGCGGTGGCCCTCGCACTGGAGGCGGCCGGCATCCCCCCGTCGGCACAGGACCCGCAGGACCCTCTGGCCGCGCAGGATCCTCTGGCCGCGCAGGACCAGTCGGCCCCGCGCACGCGGACCGGCTACCGGGTGGGCCCGGCCGCCTCCGGAGCCGGCCGGGTGGAGGTCACCTGGCTCGGCCCGCCGGGCAGCGGCGCCGCCGAGGAGGAACAGGAACGCCTGACC harbors:
- a CDS encoding Hsp20/alpha crystallin family protein; translated protein: MLMRTDPFREMDRIVQQLSGSSGTWSKPSVMPMDAYREGDEYVIAFDLPGVSTEAIDIDVERNMLTVKAERRPVAKADSVKVELSERPLGVFSRQIVLADTLDTERIQADCDAGVLTLRIPIAERAKPRKISIGGESGRKQISG
- a CDS encoding DUF2267 domain-containing protein, with product MSMRRESFLAHVQERGEYETTEEADRVARVVLALLGAHLVGSVRAELAARLPETYALILLNPLQAAEPLSPERFVRAAAAWIEGASEKTALWDIGAVLSTAATAAGDVLIREVLLQLPPGYDLLFGHPQPS